Part of the Bryobacteraceae bacterium genome is shown below.
TCCGGAAAGGGCAGCGGCTCTCGATTCCGCGGCTCGAAAACGACGGCTACATCGTTTCCATCGCCAGCCAGCCCGAATTTTCGAGCAGCGCCGATATGGGCATCCGCGCCGCCAACTCAGACCTGATCGCATGGCTCACCAGCGAGTACAAGCTCTCGCATCCGGAAGCGCACTTGCTCATCGGCGCCGCCGTCGAACACAAGATCGTCACTTACTTCGGCACCGTCACTGCCTCAATGCCGAAGAAGTATCTTCCGAAGAAGTAATTACTTTCGCTTGTAACTATAGGTCGCGAAGTCGAAGTCGAACTGCGACCTTTCCGGCTGCGGCGGCGCACTCTTGGCCGGCATCCATCGCGCTAACTCAGTCTTGAGCCCGGAGTACTGCGCGTCGCCCGCCAGGTTTCGCCACTCGTTCGGATCCTTCTTCCGGTCGTACAGCTCTTCGCCGCCATCGTGGTATCGAATGTAACGCCACTGCTCGGTGAGCACGGCGTGATTCCCCGCCAGGTAGGTCGACACGGCCGGTTTGCGCTTCGACTTCGGATCGCGCAACAGCGGCATCAGCGATTCGCCGTCGAGATCCGTTCGCGCCGGCAATCCGCACATCTCAACCAGCGTCGGATAGATGTCGAGCAGACTCACCGGCTGCGTCCGGTTCTTCCCCGCCGCGCGCACACCCGGGCCGGCCCAGATCATCGGCACATGGGTCGACCGCTGCCATAGCGTCGACTTGTGCCAGTGCCGCTTCTCTCCAAGGTGCCAGCCGTTGTCGGACCAGAACACCAGGATCGTGTTCCGCGCCTGCGGACTGCGGTCGAGCGCACGGATCATTCGGCCCACCAGCGCGTCGGCGAACGAGATCGAAGCGAGGTAGGATTGCACCGCGTCGCGCCACTTGCCTTCCTTTACGATGCGTTCGTGCTCGGCGCGCCGGAAAGCGGCGAACTGTTGCCCCACCGCTGGAATATCGTCCAGGTCGTTGTCGGGAACCTCCGGCATTCGGATCTTCGACGCCGGGTACATATCGTAGTAGTTCTGCGGCGCGAACATCGGGATGTGCGGATGCCACAGCCCGATGGCCAGAAAGAACGGTTTGTCGTGCTTTTTGGCGAGGAACTGCTCGCCGTACTCCACCGCGCGGACATCGCCGTAGTCGTTCTCTTTGTAGAAGGGAATCGTGCCCCAGTCGAACTCACCCTGGAAGTTCGTAATTCCGTTGAACGGATGCCCCTCCGGGTTCGGAATCTTCTTCACCCACGGATACCACTCAGCGCGCCGATACCACGGGTCGTCGAACTGTTGAAGCTGGAAGTCGTCCCATTGGTCCGGCGGATTGAAACCGGCTACGTGATGGAACACTTTCCCCGCACCGGCTACCTGATAGCCGTTGCTGCGAAAATACATCGGCAGCGTGCGGACATCGGGCAGCACGGGGCGCCAGTACTGATCATTGTTGTACACGCCGGTCGTCGATGGCGCGCGGCCTGTCAGCAATGCGGTCCGCGAAGGGTTGCACAGCGGCGCGGCGCAGTGCGTGTCGGAGAAGA
Proteins encoded:
- a CDS encoding sulfatase, which produces MRRRDFLAAGAGAATAAAADSRPNVLFVSVDDMNDWVGCLGGYPGVRTPNIDALARRGVLFSDTHCAAPLCNPSRTALLTGRAPSTTGVYNNDQYWRPVLPDVRTLPMYFRSNGYQVAGAGKVFHHVAGFNPPDQWDDFQLQQFDDPWYRRAEWYPWVKKIPNPEGHPFNGITNFQGEFDWGTIPFYKENDYGDVRAVEYGEQFLAKKHDKPFFLAIGLWHPHIPMFAPQNYYDMYPASKIRMPEVPDNDLDDIPAVGQQFAAFRRAEHERIVKEGKWRDAVQSYLASISFADALVGRMIRALDRSPQARNTILVFWSDNGWHLGEKRHWHKSTLWQRSTHVPMIWAGPGVRAAGKNRTQPVSLLDIYPTLVEMCGLPARTDLDGESLMPLLRDPKSKRKPAVSTYLAGNHAVLTEQWRYIRYHDGGEELYDRKKDPNEWRNLAGDAQYSGLKTELARWMPAKSAPPQPERSQFDFDFATYSYKRK